One genomic region from Methanocaldococcus fervens AG86 encodes:
- a CDS encoding bifunctional NADP phosphatase/NAD kinase, whose protein sequence is MEGFKIAMKVIDEIDKKIKPLIGWEKADEVVKIGADGTPTKRIDVIAENIAINILEKFSGGILISEEIGLKVVGNDLNYIFILDPIDGTYNALKSIPIYSTSIAVAKIKAEDKKLIRENINNLEFIKNFMANNYTINDLYVGIVKNLATGDLYYAVRGEGSFLEKDGEKIRIETNNVKNLNEASVGLFVYGLSNDLLEFLKERKIRRVRLFGSMALEMCYVVSGALDAYINVNENTRLCDMAGAYVICREGNAIITNKNGKPLDMKLHLMEKTSLIVSNNYLHKKLIALFGNKWAIKPTRFGIVVREDKEEAINLAIEVCKYLKNKKIPYCVEDFLRDKVGGDKFDISKISHIIAIGGDGTILRASKLANGETIPIISINMGKLGFLAEFYKDEVFKVIDRVVYGEYEIERRSKLSCKIIKDNKVIKTPSALNEMVVITKNPAKILEFDVYVNDKLVENVRADGIIVSTPTGSTAYSLSAGGPIVEPSVDCFIISPICPFKLSSRPLVVSASNKIKLKLKLEKPALLVIDGSVEYEVGKDDELIFEKSESYAYFVKGQSFYDKLNRCFGVK, encoded by the coding sequence ATGGAAGGTTTTAAAATTGCAATGAAAGTTATTGACGAGATTGACAAAAAGATAAAACCCTTAATTGGTTGGGAAAAGGCAGATGAAGTTGTTAAAATAGGAGCAGATGGTACCCCAACAAAAAGAATAGATGTAATTGCTGAAAATATAGCAATAAATATATTGGAGAAGTTCAGTGGGGGAATTTTAATAAGTGAAGAGATTGGTTTAAAAGTTGTTGGTAATGATTTAAATTATATATTTATTTTAGACCCAATAGATGGAACTTACAATGCCTTAAAGTCAATTCCAATATATTCAACCTCAATAGCCGTTGCAAAAATTAAAGCTGAGGATAAGAAGCTAATTAGAGAAAATATAAATAATTTAGAATTTATTAAAAATTTTATGGCCAATAACTATACAATAAACGATTTATATGTTGGGATTGTTAAAAACTTGGCTACTGGAGATTTATATTATGCAGTTAGGGGAGAGGGAAGCTTTTTAGAAAAGGATGGAGAAAAAATTAGAATAGAAACAAATAATGTAAAAAATTTAAATGAGGCATCAGTTGGATTGTTTGTTTATGGACTTTCTAACGATTTATTGGAGTTTTTAAAGGAAAGAAAGATTAGAAGGGTTAGATTATTTGGTTCAATGGCTTTGGAGATGTGTTATGTTGTTAGTGGGGCTTTAGATGCCTATATAAACGTGAATGAAAATACTCGACTGTGTGATATGGCTGGAGCTTACGTTATCTGTAGAGAGGGAAACGCCATAATAACAAACAAAAATGGAAAGCCGTTAGATATGAAACTCCATTTAATGGAAAAAACCTCATTAATTGTTAGCAATAATTATTTGCATAAGAAGCTTATAGCATTATTTGGAAATAAATGGGCGATAAAGCCTACGAGATTTGGCATAGTGGTTAGGGAGGATAAAGAAGAGGCTATAAACTTAGCTATAGAGGTTTGTAAATATTTAAAAAATAAAAAAATCCCTTACTGTGTTGAGGATTTCTTAAGGGATAAAGTTGGAGGAGATAAGTTTGATATTTCAAAAATCTCACATATTATTGCTATTGGGGGGGATGGAACAATACTTAGAGCTTCGAAATTAGCCAATGGGGAAACAATACCTATAATATCAATAAATATGGGAAAATTAGGATTTTTGGCTGAATTTTATAAAGATGAGGTTTTTAAAGTAATTGATAGGGTAGTTTATGGAGAGTATGAGATAGAGAGGAGAAGTAAATTGTCTTGCAAAATAATAAAAGATAATAAAGTTATAAAAACTCCTTCAGCATTGAATGAGATGGTTGTTATTACAAAAAACCCAGCAAAGATTTTAGAGTTTGACGTCTATGTTAATGATAAACTCGTTGAGAATGTTAGGGCTGATGGGATTATAGTCTCAACACCTACTGGCTCAACAGCCTATTCTTTAAGTGCTGGAGGACCCATAGTTGAGCCAAGTGTTGATTGCTTTATAATATCTCCAATATGCCCATTTAAACTATCTTCAAGACCTTTGGTAGTTTCTGCATCAAATAAAATTAAATTAAAGCTTAAGTTAGAAAAGCCAGCTCTACTGGTTATTGATGGGAGTGTAGAGTATGAAGTTGGCAAAGATGATGAGTTAATCTTTGAAAAGTCTGAAAGCTATGCATATTTTGTAAAGGGGCAGAGTTTTTATGATAAGTTAAATAGATGCTTTGGTGTAAAATAA
- a CDS encoding indole-3-glycerol phosphate synthase TrpC yields MKVLDEIVANRRKLIDMEKRKDIIRDLRDFIGELGIDIEKNRKLKLSKAIKKAKEIKNPIITEIKPSSPSKGNIREITLEDIKDIAKEMVEGGAIALSILTEPKYFNGSYKNLIVAREVDIPILMKDFIVDFYQIDIANEIGANAILLIVSALKEDLGEFLDYAKENDLECLVEVHSEDEVDIALDAGAKIIGINNRDLKTLKIDLSTTEKISPLIPKNKIKIGESGIYTKEQLNYILKFADAALIGSSIMESENIKEKVMELVRK; encoded by the coding sequence ATGAAAGTCTTAGATGAGATTGTCGCAAATAGAAGAAAATTAATTGATATGGAGAAAAGAAAAGATATAATTAGAGATTTGAGGGATTTTATTGGGGAGTTAGGAATTGATATTGAAAAAAATAGAAAATTAAAGTTATCCAAAGCTATAAAAAAAGCTAAAGAAATAAAAAATCCAATAATCACTGAAATTAAGCCGTCATCACCTTCAAAAGGAAATATTAGGGAGATAACTCTTGAAGATATTAAAGATATAGCCAAAGAGATGGTAGAAGGTGGAGCTATTGCTTTATCTATCTTAACAGAGCCAAAATACTTTAATGGAAGTTATAAAAACCTAATTGTTGCGAGAGAAGTTGATATACCAATATTGATGAAGGATTTTATTGTTGATTTTTATCAAATTGATATAGCGAATGAGATTGGAGCTAATGCAATTTTATTGATTGTCTCAGCTCTCAAAGAAGATTTAGGAGAGTTCTTAGATTATGCAAAAGAAAATGATTTGGAGTGTTTGGTTGAAGTTCATAGTGAGGATGAGGTTGATATAGCCTTAGATGCAGGAGCTAAGATTATCGGCATAAACAACAGAGATTTAAAAACTTTAAAAATAGATTTGTCAACAACTGAAAAAATATCTCCTCTAATTCCAAAAAATAAGATAAAAATTGGAGAGAGTGGAATTTATACAAAGGAACAGTTAAATTATATTTTAAAATTTGCTGATGCCGCTTTAATAGGCTCTTCAATAATGGAAAGTGAAAATATAAAAGAAAAAGTTATGGAATTGGTTAGAAAATAA
- the sepF gene encoding cell division protein SepF translates to MIDKLKRILGKKNSLSTPTPVSIDDYLEEIEEIPITPVEEEKTIIKVCSIEDEKDAVNAVVMAEAGYIVIAKTPNLEKEIDEEFIEIIKKMRNEALKFGGNLIILGEEHLLITPKNVVIEKLIKEKKEESNIRKENKEKTEEKEQSNE, encoded by the coding sequence ATGATAGACAAATTAAAAAGAATTTTAGGAAAGAAGAACAGCCTTTCTACACCTACTCCGGTATCCATAGACGATTACTTGGAGGAGATTGAGGAAATCCCAATAACACCAGTTGAAGAAGAAAAAACCATAATAAAAGTATGTAGCATTGAAGATGAAAAGGATGCTGTAAATGCAGTTGTTATGGCTGAAGCTGGATACATCGTTATAGCAAAAACTCCTAACTTAGAAAAAGAGATTGATGAGGAATTTATTGAAATTATTAAGAAAATGAGAAATGAAGCCCTAAAATTTGGAGGAAACTTAATTATTCTGGGAGAAGAACACTTGTTAATAACTCCAAAAAATGTTGTTATAGAAAAACTCATTAAAGAGAAAAAAGAAGAAAGCAACATTAGAAAGGAAAATAAAGAAAAAACTGAAGAAAAAGAACAAAGCAATGAATAA
- a CDS encoding Era-like GTP-binding protein, which yields MKDREFKIAIIGPENAGKSSIMNALFGKYVSLVSEVGGTTKMPIKKYWGKLKIGRVKEEPEFVNLVFVDLGGLYTTTDKQSPIMTPKVLEKTYEEIKDADMIIHVIDGSVGLLRSFERLHHLLKFRYQKPIIVVINKCDLLNYDDRENLKNYVEKRIKNTPIFVSAKTFEGIPELLRIIINYLER from the coding sequence ATGAAAGATAGAGAATTTAAAATAGCCATTATTGGCCCTGAAAATGCTGGAAAATCATCAATAATGAATGCATTATTTGGAAAATATGTTTCCTTAGTTTCTGAAGTTGGAGGAACTACAAAGATGCCAATAAAAAAATATTGGGGAAAATTGAAAATTGGAAGAGTTAAGGAGGAACCAGAATTTGTAAATTTAGTTTTTGTTGATTTAGGGGGGTTATATACAACAACCGACAAACAATCACCAATCATGACTCCAAAAGTTTTAGAAAAGACTTATGAGGAGATTAAAGATGCTGACATGATTATACATGTAATTGACGGTAGCGTTGGTTTGTTGAGAAGTTTTGAAAGACTTCACCACCTATTAAAGTTTAGATACCAAAAACCTATTATAGTAGTAATCAATAAATGTGATTTATTAAATTATGATGATAGGGAAAATTTAAAGAATTATGTTGAAAAAAGAATAAAAAATACTCCTATATTTGTCTCTGCAAAAACTTTTGAAGGAATTCCCGAACTGTTAAGAATAATTATTAACTACTTGGAAAGGTGA
- the mmp11 gene encoding methanogenesis marker protein 11: MSVNYKRVIAMVDDALNLVEIIEEHPCPNGSAWVIYQYQRTSPLIISAWREGNKHYFVTKIGKEKLNLVPSLSAAGIEEVYVKEDKVHIVYAGLAGGGVGTELRKGAENVIEVNILEKGGGSKLGRAEVVTPKMEKVIVGIDDTDTKEEGATWVLAHEIGLEVEKHKLGYYLDHTIIQLYPGNPNKTQNCVSIALSFAVYPEYKYKLDKFIKKLLKERSLSDDTAMAVYYGLFPSKSMKLFALKAKKGMVTLEEAKSIALRNNIKIISVNGEGGIIGAVAALGLAEHHSLAPKLCEDIEL; the protein is encoded by the coding sequence ATGTCAGTGAATTATAAGAGAGTTATTGCCATGGTAGATGATGCTTTAAATCTCGTTGAGATAATTGAAGAGCATCCTTGCCCAAATGGTAGTGCATGGGTTATCTATCAATATCAAAGAACTTCCCCTCTAATCATATCTGCGTGGAGAGAGGGCAACAAACACTACTTTGTAACAAAAATCGGTAAAGAAAAATTAAATTTAGTTCCTTCATTATCAGCAGCTGGAATTGAGGAAGTTTATGTAAAAGAGGATAAGGTCCATATTGTCTATGCTGGCTTAGCTGGAGGGGGAGTAGGGACTGAGCTAAGAAAAGGAGCTGAAAATGTCATTGAAGTAAATATTTTGGAAAAAGGAGGAGGTTCAAAACTTGGGAGAGCTGAGGTCGTAACTCCAAAAATGGAGAAGGTTATAGTTGGTATTGACGACACTGATACAAAAGAAGAAGGAGCTACATGGGTTTTAGCACATGAGATTGGTTTAGAAGTTGAGAAGCACAAATTAGGCTATTATTTAGACCACACAATCATCCAACTCTATCCTGGAAATCCAAACAAAACACAAAACTGTGTATCTATCGCCTTAAGTTTTGCAGTTTATCCAGAATACAAATATAAATTAGATAAGTTCATTAAAAAGTTATTAAAGGAGAGAAGTTTATCTGATGATACGGCAATGGCGGTTTATTACGGTTTATTCCCATCAAAGAGCATGAAATTATTTGCTTTAAAAGCTAAAAAAGGAATGGTTACATTAGAGGAAGCAAAATCAATAGCTTTAAGAAACAATATAAAAATAATCTCAGTTAATGGAGAAGGAGGAATTATTGGAGCTGTTGCAGCTTTAGGATTAGCTGAGCATCATTCATTAGCTCCAAAATTATGCGAGGATATTGAGCTGTAA
- a CDS encoding CBS domain-containing protein, whose protein sequence is MINTLKNIKVKDIMTKKVITAKKDEGVVEAFEKMLKHKISSLPVIDEENKVIGIVTTTDIGYNLIRDKYTLETTIGDVMTKDVITIDEDANILEAIKKMDINGKKDEIINQLPVVDKDNKLVGIVSDGDIIRALSKIINDF, encoded by the coding sequence ATGATTAATACTCTTAAAAATATAAAAGTAAAAGATATAATGACAAAAAAGGTTATAACCGCAAAAAAAGACGAAGGTGTAGTAGAAGCCTTCGAAAAAATGCTAAAACATAAAATTAGCTCTTTACCAGTAATCGACGAGGAAAATAAAGTTATTGGAATAGTGACAACAACGGATATAGGCTATAATTTAATAAGGGATAAATACACCTTAGAAACTACAATTGGAGATGTTATGACAAAAGACGTTATCACAATAGACGAGGATGCAAATATATTGGAAGCTATTAAAAAAATGGATATCAACGGAAAAAAGGATGAAATTATTAATCAACTTCCCGTAGTTGATAAGGATAACAAATTGGTCGGGATTGTTTCCGATGGGGATATAATTAGAGCTCTTTCAAAGATTATTAATGACTTTTAG
- a CDS encoding MinD/ParA family ATP-binding protein has translation MKIITFSIAKGGTGKTIITANVAAALAKRGKKILLIDGDIGSKSLSHLLNIKSNIFLSDVIEKGYSIKDAVIKTPIENIELLLVGKSLTDYLKFDLDVLKRFKELGDYDYIFVDAPSTSTGVETYLALGLSDYFIPVLDYTAFGPSLQGAINTIVIGKNYLESIPAGFIINKAEDLPEAVINDVKKILGLDCISIVHKNPSVEQSYAKKEIFYLKSSDKKFIEEIDKIVDALEGLKDVKDRDIPKVIEKIKESTLL, from the coding sequence ATGAAGATTATAACATTTTCAATAGCAAAAGGGGGCACTGGGAAAACAATTATTACAGCAAATGTTGCAGCAGCTTTAGCTAAGAGAGGGAAAAAAATCTTATTAATTGATGGAGATATTGGTTCAAAATCATTGTCTCACTTGTTAAACATAAAATCAAACATATTTTTATCAGATGTTATAGAAAAAGGGTATTCAATAAAAGATGCTGTCATTAAAACCCCTATTGAAAATATTGAACTGCTGTTGGTTGGAAAATCATTGACTGATTATCTAAAGTTTGATTTAGATGTATTAAAAAGATTTAAGGAGTTGGGAGATTATGATTACATCTTTGTAGATGCTCCATCTACATCAACGGGTGTTGAAACCTACTTAGCTTTAGGTCTCTCTGATTACTTCATCCCTGTTTTGGATTACACCGCATTTGGTCCAAGTTTGCAAGGGGCTATAAATACAATAGTTATTGGAAAGAACTATTTAGAGAGCATCCCAGCTGGTTTTATAATAAATAAAGCTGAAGATTTGCCTGAGGCTGTAATAAACGATGTTAAAAAAATATTGGGATTGGACTGCATATCAATAGTGCATAAAAACCCTTCAGTAGAGCAATCCTATGCAAAGAAGGAAATCTTTTACTTAAAATCTTCAGATAAGAAGTTTATTGAAGAAATTGACAAAATCGTTGATGCCTTAGAGGGATTAAAAGATGTGAAGGATAGGGATATTCCAAAGGTTATCGAAAAAATAAAAGAAAGTACTTTGCTATAA
- a CDS encoding winged helix-turn-helix transcriptional regulator, whose protein sequence is MSIFSVLGKKGTIEVLHKIKDGVNSFTSIKNALDMEGCGVSTRTLAERLNDLEEENLIQKDGGKYYLTKKGEEAIEIIENIIEWENKWKKAKIPKIIIGMLGDKER, encoded by the coding sequence ATGTCAATCTTCAGTGTGCTTGGAAAGAAAGGGACTATAGAAGTATTACATAAAATTAAAGATGGTGTAAATTCTTTCACAAGTATAAAAAATGCTTTGGATATGGAAGGTTGTGGGGTAAGCACGAGAACGTTGGCAGAGAGGTTGAATGATTTAGAAGAAGAAAATTTAATACAAAAAGATGGAGGTAAATATTACCTAACAAAAAAAGGAGAAGAGGCGATAGAAATTATTGAAAATATTATAGAATGGGAGAATAAATGGAAGAAAGCGAAGATTCCAAAGATTATAATAGGCATGTTAGGGGATAAAGAGAGATAA
- a CDS encoding PUA domain-containing protein produces the protein MKPRKLKDYEVDLIKEELIKYINKDFVKKFDYENLIALKGKWTTICYANKQTIRNLNKFDEIFSVGNVFGEIKRKFRLSLEGFTLISPHIVNNYAVINEKGEVLFLYGRDVFKKSIMEVKGSGRIAVFNKNREFLGIGIFDGKMIKNIKDKGWYLREGG, from the coding sequence ATGAAACCAAGAAAATTAAAAGATTACGAAGTAGATTTAATAAAAGAGGAGTTGATTAAATATATAAATAAAGATTTTGTTAAGAAATTTGATTATGAAAATTTAATAGCTTTGAAAGGAAAATGGACAACTATTTGTTATGCAAATAAACAAACAATACGAAATTTAAATAAGTTTGATGAAATATTTTCAGTAGGAAATGTTTTTGGAGAAATAAAGAGAAAATTTAGACTATCTTTGGAAGGATTTACGTTAATATCTCCACATATAGTAAACAACTACGCAGTTATAAACGAAAAGGGGGAAGTTTTGTTCTTATATGGGAGAGATGTTTTTAAAAAATCGATTATGGAAGTTAAAGGCTCTGGAAGAATTGCAGTTTTTAATAAAAATAGGGAATTTTTAGGAATTGGAATCTTTGATGGAAAGATGATTAAAAATATAAAGGATAAGGGATGGTATTTAAGGGAGGGAGGATAA
- a CDS encoding NAD(P)-binding protein, translating into MRVGIVGGGISGLLSALALEKEGYEVVLFEKDKIGGLCRSEKIDGYQVDIGVHAITMLNNGPLIRLLKKYSNYLPNFRSYGDYYIRLNNGLHKIPVSLQEWLTTPIVPHKDKIIITTKTIDLMSMGFEKDTSVYCAVKGLGLSEISLKFFDTISYFLSGEDMRNTPLWRLFTGAGYIPEDDILPFIYEDSKINPMKSILIKKINPERVRNILSKGFLKTIKDGSKSYISKFISGERYSTQGYPLGGIQSITNCILNSLKNTRIKYEEVISIEKDEKENSYIIGTNEDSYNVDIVVFSAPSRILPDIAKNIDEIKKLENYLKNIKYTTSLTVWFGIDEDKNPLKYKGSEIWIDPPAWAKCITNYDKSLAPEGKALIGVSFVNKTEKEAYEAIEKYLNIDVEKTDFLHVQRAIPEQASCCIGQFFVYPKVSDTFYIVGTDADPRSMGITRAAYSVDVMLSEILNKKSL; encoded by the coding sequence ATGAGAGTAGGAATTGTTGGCGGGGGAATATCTGGGCTTTTAAGTGCTTTAGCTTTAGAGAAAGAAGGTTATGAAGTTGTGTTATTTGAAAAAGATAAAATAGGCGGGTTGTGTAGAAGTGAAAAAATAGATGGTTATCAAGTAGATATTGGAGTTCACGCAATAACCATGCTAAATAACGGGCCTTTAATAAGGTTGTTAAAAAAATATTCTAACTATCTTCCAAATTTTAGATCTTATGGTGATTACTATATAAGACTAAATAATGGACTGCATAAAATACCTGTTTCTTTACAAGAGTGGCTAACAACCCCTATAGTTCCACACAAAGATAAAATAATAATTACTACAAAGACAATTGACTTAATGAGCATGGGTTTTGAAAAAGACACATCTGTTTATTGTGCAGTAAAAGGCTTGGGATTAAGTGAAATTTCATTAAAATTTTTTGATACAATTTCTTATTTTTTATCTGGAGAGGATATGAGAAATACTCCACTTTGGAGGTTATTTACAGGGGCTGGATACATACCTGAAGATGACATACTACCTTTCATTTACGAGGATTCAAAAATAAATCCAATGAAATCAATATTAATAAAGAAAATCAATCCTGAAAGAGTTAGAAATATTTTATCAAAGGGATTTCTAAAAACTATAAAAGATGGTTCTAAAAGCTACATCTCAAAATTTATAAGTGGAGAGAGGTATTCAACTCAAGGCTACCCGCTCGGTGGAATTCAATCAATAACAAACTGCATATTAAACTCCTTAAAAAACACAAGAATAAAATATGAAGAAGTGATTTCAATTGAAAAAGATGAAAAAGAAAACAGTTATATCATTGGAACTAATGAAGACAGCTACAATGTAGATATTGTTGTTTTCTCAGCACCTTCAAGAATCCTCCCTGACATAGCAAAAAACATTGATGAAATTAAGAAATTGGAAAATTATCTAAAAAATATAAAATACACAACATCTTTAACTGTGTGGTTTGGTATTGATGAGGATAAAAATCCTTTAAAATACAAAGGTTCAGAGATTTGGATAGACCCTCCAGCATGGGCAAAGTGCATAACCAACTATGACAAATCCTTAGCTCCTGAAGGTAAGGCATTGATAGGAGTTTCATTTGTTAATAAAACGGAAAAGGAAGCTTATGAAGCCATTGAAAAATATTTAAATATCGATGTTGAAAAAACTGATTTCTTACATGTTCAGAGGGCAATTCCTGAGCAGGCATCCTGCTGTATAGGGCAGTTTTTTGTCTATCCAAAAGTAAGCGATACCTTTTATATTGTTGGAACTGATGCAGACCCAAGAAGTATGGGAATTACAAGGGCTGCGTATTCAGTTGATGTAATGCTCTCTGAGATATTGAATAAAAAATCTCTTTAA
- a CDS encoding NOG1 family protein — MGRDANPFKKMPTILMPDELMAKALRRGEKVANEMRKKELPWLLKARAVEEHKVRTIASVVADNLQKVIDKTPPVRKLPKFYQEMVEVLVGVDDFKKSMGAFKWASELVRKLGNEYAKKIRAARTPQQAAKLRKEFVGRVKSILEQIHPEMAFVAVAREKLKDMPTFKELPTVVIAGYPNVGKSTLLKKLTGADVEINSYPFTTKGINVGYLDDIQMVDTPGLLDRPLYERNDIELQAILALNYLANLILFIIDASEFCGYTIEEQINLLKEIKELFKVPIVVAINKIDLVDENRVKEVEEKLKDVGIENILKISADKEIGLDELKRFFIQYLREHYIN, encoded by the coding sequence ATGGGAAGAGATGCCAATCCATTTAAAAAAATGCCTACAATATTGATGCCTGATGAATTGATGGCTAAAGCTTTAAGAAGAGGAGAAAAAGTTGCAAATGAAATGAGGAAGAAAGAACTACCATGGTTGTTGAAAGCGAGAGCTGTAGAGGAGCATAAGGTAAGAACCATCGCCTCAGTTGTTGCCGACAACTTACAAAAGGTTATAGATAAAACTCCTCCAGTAAGAAAGCTCCCTAAATTTTATCAAGAGATGGTTGAGGTTTTAGTTGGAGTAGATGACTTTAAAAAGTCAATGGGAGCGTTTAAGTGGGCATCTGAGTTAGTTAGAAAATTGGGAAATGAGTATGCTAAAAAAATTAGGGCGGCAAGAACTCCTCAACAAGCTGCAAAATTAAGGAAAGAATTTGTAGGTAGAGTTAAATCCATATTGGAGCAGATTCATCCAGAAATGGCATTTGTTGCTGTAGCAAGAGAAAAATTAAAAGACATGCCAACCTTTAAAGAGCTACCAACGGTAGTTATAGCGGGTTATCCAAACGTTGGGAAATCAACCTTGTTAAAAAAGCTTACTGGAGCGGATGTTGAAATAAATAGCTACCCATTCACAACTAAGGGGATAAATGTTGGTTATCTCGATGATATTCAGATGGTAGATACTCCCGGATTGTTAGATAGACCTTTGTATGAGAGGAATGATATTGAGCTACAGGCAATTTTAGCTCTGAATTATTTGGCTAATTTAATTTTATTTATAATAGATGCAAGTGAATTTTGCGGCTATACAATAGAGGAGCAGATTAATTTACTGAAAGAGATAAAAGAGCTGTTTAAAGTCCCTATTGTTGTAGCCATAAACAAAATTGATTTAGTAGATGAGAATAGAGTTAAAGAGGTTGAAGAGAAACTAAAAGATGTTGGAATTGAAAATATACTAAAGATATCTGCTGATAAAGAAATTGGGTTGGATGAATTAAAGAGATTTTTTATTCAATATCTCAGAGAGCATTACATCAACTGA
- a CDS encoding DUF126 domain-containing protein has translation MELKGRAISKGVVEGIAIVSKKPFSFLGGVDEDGNIIDKDSDLYEESLKGKIFVFPYGKGSTVGSYVIYGLAKRGILKGIVNKECEPIVATGAILGGIPLVDKVDIEKINTGDKIIVDGNKGVVKILNK, from the coding sequence ATGGAATTAAAGGGAAGAGCAATATCTAAAGGAGTAGTTGAAGGAATAGCAATTGTTTCTAAAAAACCATTCTCTTTTTTGGGAGGGGTTGATGAAGATGGAAATATTATAGATAAAGATAGTGATTTATATGAGGAATCTTTAAAAGGGAAGATTTTTGTATTTCCTTATGGTAAAGGTAGCACGGTTGGCTCTTATGTAATATACGGTTTGGCAAAGAGAGGGATTTTAAAGGGAATAGTTAATAAAGAATGTGAGCCAATAGTTGCCACTGGAGCTATTTTGGGAGGAATCCCATTAGTTGATAAAGTAGATATAGAAAAAATAAATACTGGAGATAAAATTATCGTTGATGGGAATAAAGGAGTGGTGAAAATTTTAAATAAATAA
- the pyrI gene encoding aspartate carbamoyltransferase regulatory subunit, protein MDELKVKKITNGTVIDHIDAGKALMVFKILNVPKETSVMIAINVQSKKKGKKDILKIEGIELKKEDVDKISLISPDVTINIIRNGRVVKKLKPQIPDKIEGILKCTNPNCITNKEKIRGKFKIENKNPLKIRCYYCEKFLNEIIFE, encoded by the coding sequence ATGGATGAGCTAAAGGTAAAAAAGATTACCAACGGTACCGTTATAGACCACATAGATGCAGGAAAGGCACTGATGGTTTTTAAAATTTTAAATGTTCCAAAAGAAACCTCTGTTATGATAGCTATAAATGTTCAATCAAAAAAGAAGGGGAAGAAGGATATTTTAAAAATTGAAGGGATTGAACTAAAAAAAGAAGATGTTGATAAAATATCTCTAATATCTCCAGATGTAACTATCAATATCATTAGAAATGGGAGAGTAGTTAAAAAACTTAAACCACAAATTCCAGATAAAATTGAAGGCATATTAAAATGCACAAATCCAAACTGTATAACAAACAAAGAAAAAATTAGAGGGAAATTTAAAATAGAAAACAAAAACCCTTTAAAAATTAGATGCTATTACTGTGAAAAGTTTTTAAATGAGATAATCTTTGAATGA